From the Streptococcus sanguinis genome, the window TCTTTAATGGACATTTTCCTCAATATCCTGTTATGCCAGGTGTCTTAATCATGGAAGCTCTGGCTCAAACGGCCGGCGTACTGGAATTGTCCAAAGAAGAAAATGAGGGCAAACTGGTCTTCTACGCTGGCATGGACAAGGTTAAGTTCAAGAAGCAAGTTGTACCAGGTGATCAGTTGATTATGACAGCTAAGTTTGTTAAGCGCCGCGGAACCATTGCGGTTGTAGAGGCGAAAGCAGAAGTTGACGGAAAACTTGCAGCCAGCGGTACCTTGACCTTTGCGATTGGCCAGTAGATAAAAGGAGCTTTCACCATGTTTCGTAAAATTTTAATTGCTAACCGTGGGGAAATTGCGGTCAGAATTATTCGTGCAGCCCGCGAGTTGGGAATTGATACGGTAGCTGTTTATTCAACAGCTGACAAGGAAGCACTCCATACCTTACTGGCTGATGAGGCTGTCTGTATCGGTCCAGCCAAGTCTACAGATTCTTATCTGAATATGAATGCAGTCCTGTCTGCTGCTGTTCTGACAGGTGCAGAAGCCATTCATCCTGGTTTTGGTTTTTTGAGCGAAAACTCTAAATTTGCGACCATGTGCGAAGAAGTCGGCATTAAGTTTATTGGGCCTTCAGGTGCTGTTATGGACATGATGGGGGACAAGATTAATGCTCGGGCTCAGATGATTAAGGCGAAAGTGCCAGTTATCCCAGGCTCTGATGGAGAAGTTCATACCTCTGAAGAAGCTTTGGAAGTCGCCGAAAAGATTGGTTATCCAGTCATGCTCAAAGCTTCTGCTGGTGGCGGCGGCAAGGGCATTCGTAAGGTTGAAAAGGCTGAGGATTTAGTAGCGGCCTTTGAGTCTGCATCTAGCGAAGCAAAAGCGGCCTTTGGTAATGGTGCCATGTATATGGAACGAGTCATCTATCCAGCGCGCCATATTGAAGTGCAGATTTTGGCAGATCAGCAGGGACATGTGGTCCACTTGGGCGAGCGGGATTGCTCTTTGCAGCGTAATAATCAGAAAGTGCTGGAAGAAAGTCCGTCTGTGGCGATTGGGAAAACCTTGCGTCAGCAGATTGGTGAAGCAGCTGTTCGGGCTGCTCAGTCTGTCGGCTATGAAAATGCTGGAACGATTGAGTTTCTGCTTGATGAAGCCAAGGGCGAATTCTACTTTATGGAGATGAACACTCGGGTGCAAGTCGAGCATCCAGTCACCGAGTTTGTTACCGGTGTGGATATTGTAAAAGAGCAAATCAAGATTGCAAACGGTCAAGAGCTGTCCTTCAGTCAGGATGATGTTGAAATCCGAGGGCATGCAATTGAGTGTCGAATCAATGCTGAAAATCCAGCCTTTAACTTTGCGCCGAGTCCTGGTAAGATTTCAAATGTTTATCTTCCAAGCGGTGGAGTGGGGCTGCGCGTGGATTCAGCCGTCTATCCTGGCTATACCATCCCGCCTTATTACGATAGCATGATTGCGAAGATAATTGTTCATGGGGAAAATCGCTTTGATGCTCTCATGAAGATGCAACGTGCACTCTATGAATTAGAAATTGACGGTGTTGTGACCAATAGCGGCTTCCAATTGGACTTAATCTCAGATCCCAATGTAATTGCTGGTGATTATGATACCGCCTTTCTCATGGAGAAGTTCCTTCCGGCTTATCAAGAGAAACAATAGATACGACATATAAGAGCTGCTCTGCAAACTCGAAAGAGTTTGATGTGCCTGAGTATAAAATCTTGAAAAGGAGAAGACGTAAACGATGGCTTTGTTTTCAAAGAAGGATAAATATATCCGTATCAATCCTAATCGAGCGAGTCGGGAAAAGCCTCAAGCAAAGCCTGAGGTTCCAGACGAACTCTTTTCGAAATGCCCAGGTTGTAAGCATACCATTTACCAAAAAGATCTTGGAAATGATAGTGTGTGTCCTAACTGTGGCTATAATTTCCGTATTTCTGCTCATGAGCGCTTAAATCTAACTGTGGATGAGAACAGTTTTGAGGAGATGTTCACTGGAATTGAAACCAAGGATCCTCTGAACTTCCCTAACTATCAGGAGAAATTGGCTCTTACCCGAGAGAAGACAGGCTTAGATGAGGCGGTTCTGACTGGAACAGCTAGTATCAAGGGGCATAAAACGACTCTTGGAATCATGGATTCAAACTTTATCATGGCTTCTATGGGGACCGTTGTGGGTGAAAAGATTACCCGTCTCTTTGAGTATGCGACAGAGCATAAATTGCCAGTCGTTCTGTTTACGGCTTCTGGCGGTGCCCGAATGCAAGAGGGCATTATGAGCTTGATGCAGATGGCTAAGGTCTCTGCGGCGGTACAACGTCACTCTGCAGCAGGTCTCTTCTATCTGACCGTCTTGACAGATCCGACAACTGGTGGTGTTACAGCCTCTTTCGCAATGGAAGGTGATATTATTCTGGCTGAAACACAGGCTCTGGTTGGATTTGCTGGGCGTCGAGTTATTGAGTCCACGGTTCGTGAGAAGCTGCCAGATGATTTTCAAAAGGCTGAATTTCTCATGGAGCATGGTTTTGTGGATGCCATCGTCAAGCGTGGTGATATGAGAGATACACTTGCTACCTTATTAGCATTCCATGGAGGTCAAGCATGACAAAAATCACTCGGATTATTAAAGAAGCGCGTGATCAGGCTCGTTTGACTGCGCTGGATTTTGCACAAGGAATTTTTGAAAACTTCGTCGAGCTGCATGGAGATCGCTCTTTTCGAGATGACGGTGCAGTGATTGGCGGTATTGGGACGCTAAACGGTCAGCCTGTAACGGTGGTCGGTATTCAAAAAGGCCGCAATTTGCAAGACAATCTGCGCCGTAATTTTGGACAGCCGCATCCAGAAGGCTACCGCAAGGCCCTACGCCTCATGAAGCAGGCGGAAAAATTTGGCCGTCCTGTGGTAACCTTTATCAATACGGCAGGTGCTTATCCTGGTGTCGGTGCTGAGGAGCGTGGGCAAGGGGAAGCTATTGCCCGTAACTTGATGGAAATGAGCAATCTCAAAGTACCGATTATTGCCATCATCATTGGTGAAGGTGGCTCAGGCGGAGCCTTGGCTTTGGCTGTAGCAGATAAGGTCTGGATGCTGGAAAACTCTATGTATGCAGTTCTCAGTCCGGAAGGCTTTGCTTCTATCCTCTGGAAAGACGGCAGTCGCGCTATGGAAGCGGCAGAGCTGATGAAAATTACTTCACATGAGCTCTTGCAGATGGAAGTGGTGGATAAGGTCATTCCTGAAAGAGGCTTTAACAACCATGAATTACTGGCTGCAGTGAAAGAAGAAATCACAACGGAGTTGGATAGTCTGTCTCAGCTGCCCTTGGAACAATTACTGGAAAATCGCTACCAGCGATTCAGGAAATATTAAAAAATCGAAGCCAAAAGGCTTCTTTTTCTCGTTTCGGATTCTTGTTTGGAATTGATGTGGAGCTACCTTACGAGGGAAATATATTTTAGTTTGAAAAATCGCATTATATTCTCTTTATAGGACTTATATAAAATATATATTATACAAGCCACTCGTCCTATGTTAAGATAGTTTCTAATTAAAAGAAATGAGGTTTCATATGTCAGAATTTACTATCCACACGATTGAGTCCGCACCAGTTGAGGTAAAAGAAGTCCTGGAAACTGTTCAAAAAGATAATGGTGGCTACATTCCCAATCTTATAGGTCTTTTAGCCAATGCGCCAACGGCCTTAGAAACTTATCGGACGGTTGGAGCCATCAACCGTCGTAACAGCCTGACACCGACTGAGCGTGAAGTAGTGCAGATAACGGCTGCAGTTACTAATGGCTGTGCTTTCTGTGTAGCGGGTCATACAGCTTTTTCAATCAAGCAGATTCAAATGAATGATGATCTTTTGGAGGCTCTGCGCAATCGTACTCCGATTGATACAGATCCGAAGTTAGATACACTTGCTAAATTTACCATTGCAGTCATCAATACCAAGGGACGGGTCGGAGATGAAGCTTTGGCAGACTTCCTAGAAGCGGGCTATACGCATGAGAATGCTCTGGATGTAGTTCTGGGTGTCAGCCTTGCGACTCTTTGCAATTATGCCAATAATCTGGCCAACACGCCAATTAATCCGGAATTGCAACCTTATGCTTAGTCTTTGGGGAGGTGGCAAATGACATTTTTTTCAGAAGAGTTTATCAACTGGTTGGATGACCATGCTGACCAAATTGACAAAGAATCCTGTGCAGCAGGCAATCAACTGATTGAGCGTATCGCTGCTGAAGGAGCCTTTCGGGTTGGCGTTCCAGAAGAGCTGGGAGGCCGAGGTGGCAATGATACGGATGTGATTGAAGTGCTCAAGGAGCTGGCTCACCATTCTTTGACCGCTTCCTTTATCTCTTGGGGGCAAAGGACCTTTATTGATAACATTTTAAAATCTCCTAATCCCTACTTTAGAGACCACTATTTGGAAGGGCTCTTGTCAGGGGAATATGCAGGTGCGACAGCCCTGTCCAATGCTGTCAAATTTCTGTCGGACTTAGAAGAGTTAAATGTCTCTATTGTGGAGGAAGACGGACAGCTTTATCTCAAGGGACGTCTGCCTTGGGTGACCAATGCTCGCGCGGATCGCTTCCTCAGCATATTTGTTGCTGGTTTCGAAGATGGGAGCCGCCAGCCGCTGGTTCTGGCTGTGCCGTCTGACGCGGAGAATTTCTCCCGTTCAGCGGATCTAGAGTTTGTATCTTTGCAAGGGGGAAATACAGCTGCCCTGACCTTTAATCATGTGCCTTTACAAGAGGAATGGATTCTTGCACAAGATGCCCAGGCCTTTTTGGCAGAAAATCGCCCAGCTTTTCTAGGTTATCAGTTTGGTCTGGCTCTTGGCCTAGCAGAGAAATCGCTGGAGGAGGTCGAAGCTAATCTGTCAGTCCGCTCCATTTTGAGAGAGGAGTGGGAGGAGCAAGTGGCTGCTCTGACTGAAATCCAGGAACAGCTCTATAGAGGTCTTCTCCAGCCTGGCTATTTTGTTGAGCGTCCTAAGGAGCTCTTCCAGCTGCGAATTGATATAGTTGATGTGGTAGCCCAAAGTCTGCTCTTGGAGTTGCAGGCTAGTGGAGGCAGAGGATATTTGAGTAATTCGACTTCTGGCTTTATCCGTCGTTGGAACGAAGGAGCATTTCTTCCCATTGTCTCACCGAGTGCAGTCCAGCTGCGGCATATTTTAGAAGTTTCATAGAAATGATGGCAAATAAATGTTTGACTGTCATTGAAAAGGAACTTCAAAACATTACTATAAAGGAGTTGCTTCGTGAACAGCAAACGACCGCCCATTCTTTTATCTGGGTTGATTCTTGGCCTATTTGGCCTAGGTAATCTGTTACTGAACTACCATTCTATCTTTTTCCACTTCTTGAATGGTCTAGCTTTGATACTTTGGCTTTATCTGACACTGGCTTTAGTGCTGTCATTTTCGGACTATCGGCAAGATTTGCAAAAGGCCCCTTTCTTATCGAGCTTTGCGACTTATCCTATGGCTAGTATGCTCTTAGCTGCTTACCTAAGCAAGCTTGGCTTATTTTTGGTGAGCCAGTTTCTTTGGTATATAGCCTTGCTGCTGCATATTTTTCTAATAGCTATCTTTACTTGGAAGTATGTCCTTAAGGCCGAGGGATTATCTTTGACCCCGAGCTGGACGGTCCTATATGTTGGATTGGCCATGGCAAGCTTGACTCAGGGTGTAGTTCATCAGCCATTTTTGGGCTATGTAGCTTGGTTTTTTGCTCTGCTACTGAGTTTGATTCTATATCCCTTATTTTACAGGGCTAGGCGGTCACAAAGGCTGCCTGATGTTTTAAAGCCGCAGTGGGCCATTTACTGTGCACCTTTTTCGCTCCTACTGGGAAGTTATATCCGTCTGGCTGGTTCTGATGCTGAAGGTTGGTTTGTTGCCTTGCTGCTCCTCTTATCGCAGGCCTTTTATCTCTTGGTCCTATGCCTCTTACCTCGCATTTTCCGACTGGGACCTCAGCTTAGCTGGTCAGCCTTGACCTTTCCTCTTGTCAATACAGCTTTTGCCC encodes:
- the fabZ gene encoding 3-hydroxyacyl-ACP dehydratase FabZ, producing the protein MIDINAIKEALPHRYPMLLVDRVLEVSEDEIVALKNVTVNEPFFNGHFPQYPVMPGVLIMEALAQTAGVLELSKEENEGKLVFYAGMDKVKFKKQVVPGDQLIMTAKFVKRRGTIAVVEAKAEVDGKLAASGTLTFAIGQ
- a CDS encoding acetyl-CoA carboxylase biotin carboxylase subunit, with product MFRKILIANRGEIAVRIIRAARELGIDTVAVYSTADKEALHTLLADEAVCIGPAKSTDSYLNMNAVLSAAVLTGAEAIHPGFGFLSENSKFATMCEEVGIKFIGPSGAVMDMMGDKINARAQMIKAKVPVIPGSDGEVHTSEEALEVAEKIGYPVMLKASAGGGGKGIRKVEKAEDLVAAFESASSEAKAAFGNGAMYMERVIYPARHIEVQILADQQGHVVHLGERDCSLQRNNQKVLEESPSVAIGKTLRQQIGEAAVRAAQSVGYENAGTIEFLLDEAKGEFYFMEMNTRVQVEHPVTEFVTGVDIVKEQIKIANGQELSFSQDDVEIRGHAIECRINAENPAFNFAPSPGKISNVYLPSGGVGLRVDSAVYPGYTIPPYYDSMIAKIIVHGENRFDALMKMQRALYELEIDGVVTNSGFQLDLISDPNVIAGDYDTAFLMEKFLPAYQEKQ
- the accD gene encoding acetyl-CoA carboxylase, carboxyltransferase subunit beta codes for the protein MALFSKKDKYIRINPNRASREKPQAKPEVPDELFSKCPGCKHTIYQKDLGNDSVCPNCGYNFRISAHERLNLTVDENSFEEMFTGIETKDPLNFPNYQEKLALTREKTGLDEAVLTGTASIKGHKTTLGIMDSNFIMASMGTVVGEKITRLFEYATEHKLPVVLFTASGGARMQEGIMSLMQMAKVSAAVQRHSAAGLFYLTVLTDPTTGGVTASFAMEGDIILAETQALVGFAGRRVIESTVREKLPDDFQKAEFLMEHGFVDAIVKRGDMRDTLATLLAFHGGQA
- a CDS encoding acetyl-CoA carboxylase carboxyl transferase subunit alpha, with product MTKITRIIKEARDQARLTALDFAQGIFENFVELHGDRSFRDDGAVIGGIGTLNGQPVTVVGIQKGRNLQDNLRRNFGQPHPEGYRKALRLMKQAEKFGRPVVTFINTAGAYPGVGAEERGQGEAIARNLMEMSNLKVPIIAIIIGEGGSGGALALAVADKVWMLENSMYAVLSPEGFASILWKDGSRAMEAAELMKITSHELLQMEVVDKVIPERGFNNHELLAAVKEEITTELDSLSQLPLEQLLENRYQRFRKY
- a CDS encoding carboxymuconolactone decarboxylase family protein — translated: MSEFTIHTIESAPVEVKEVLETVQKDNGGYIPNLIGLLANAPTALETYRTVGAINRRNSLTPTEREVVQITAAVTNGCAFCVAGHTAFSIKQIQMNDDLLEALRNRTPIDTDPKLDTLAKFTIAVINTKGRVGDEALADFLEAGYTHENALDVVLGVSLATLCNYANNLANTPINPELQPYA
- a CDS encoding acyl-CoA dehydrogenase family protein; translation: MTFFSEEFINWLDDHADQIDKESCAAGNQLIERIAAEGAFRVGVPEELGGRGGNDTDVIEVLKELAHHSLTASFISWGQRTFIDNILKSPNPYFRDHYLEGLLSGEYAGATALSNAVKFLSDLEELNVSIVEEDGQLYLKGRLPWVTNARADRFLSIFVAGFEDGSRQPLVLAVPSDAENFSRSADLEFVSLQGGNTAALTFNHVPLQEEWILAQDAQAFLAENRPAFLGYQFGLALGLAEKSLEEVEANLSVRSILREEWEEQVAALTEIQEQLYRGLLQPGYFVERPKELFQLRIDIVDVVAQSLLLELQASGGRGYLSNSTSGFIRRWNEGAFLPIVSPSAVQLRHILEVS
- a CDS encoding TDT family transporter, producing the protein MNSKRPPILLSGLILGLFGLGNLLLNYHSIFFHFLNGLALILWLYLTLALVLSFSDYRQDLQKAPFLSSFATYPMASMLLAAYLSKLGLFLVSQFLWYIALLLHIFLIAIFTWKYVLKAEGLSLTPSWTVLYVGLAMASLTQGVVHQPFLGYVAWFFALLLSLILYPLFYRARRSQRLPDVLKPQWAIYCAPFSLLLGSYIRLAGSDAEGWFVALLLLLSQAFYLLVLCLLPRIFRLGPQLSWSALTFPLVNTAFALKLGLDYLGWTWLVWLSHAEALLAFVIVFYVCFYYTVSLRARKITKNPR